The Sinomicrobium kalidii genome contains a region encoding:
- a CDS encoding helix-turn-helix domain-containing protein codes for MPADIITTDDLREFKRELLEELRELLQNHPGRATKKWLRSSEVMELLQLSPGTLQNLRINGTLPYTKIGGLLYYDAEEIEKVMTKNRIHNKF; via the coding sequence ATGCCTGCCGATATTATCACTACCGACGATTTAAGGGAATTTAAACGGGAACTCCTGGAGGAGCTCCGGGAACTGCTGCAAAACCACCCGGGGAGAGCCACCAAAAAATGGCTGCGTTCCTCGGAAGTCATGGAACTGCTGCAACTCAGTCCAGGAACCCTGCAAAACCTTCGAATTAACGGCACCTTACCCTATACCAAGATCGGCGGACTGCTTTATTACGATGCCGAGGAAATAGAAAAAGTGATGACCAAAAACCGCATCCACAACAAGTTTTAA
- a CDS encoding ATPase translates to MINPCNIKEGDVEYSLGEFDGKEAVYSFAKIWMYLEAKGKLLFGKKFRLFDEDRELIFKLCNYFIREEDYCKKFGIDPDKGILLVGPVGSGKTSLMKILKHIVPYQRPYEVIPSRNIVFGFNHVGYSIIESYGNHGFYCFDDLGIEPVGRHYGKDCNVLGEILLSRHELLKKHKVKTHATTNLNASELEERYGNRVRSRMKELFNLVAFPKRTPDKRRTMSADEQAGDARR, encoded by the coding sequence ATGATCAACCCCTGTAACATCAAAGAAGGTGATGTGGAATATTCCCTGGGAGAATTTGACGGGAAAGAAGCGGTGTACAGTTTTGCCAAAATCTGGATGTATTTAGAAGCCAAGGGCAAACTGCTTTTTGGAAAAAAGTTCAGGCTCTTCGATGAAGACCGGGAACTGATCTTTAAGCTCTGCAATTACTTTATCCGCGAGGAGGACTATTGCAAAAAGTTCGGGATAGACCCGGACAAGGGGATTCTCCTGGTGGGGCCCGTGGGCTCCGGAAAGACCAGCCTGATGAAAATCCTCAAACATATTGTTCCGTACCAACGCCCTTATGAAGTTATCCCCAGCCGGAATATTGTGTTCGGCTTTAATCATGTGGGGTACAGCATCATCGAGAGCTATGGCAATCATGGGTTTTACTGTTTTGACGATCTGGGGATAGAGCCTGTGGGCAGGCATTATGGAAAGGACTGTAATGTGCTTGGAGAAATCCTCCTGTCCCGCCATGAACTGTTAAAAAAGCACAAGGTGAAAACCCATGCCACCACCAACCTGAACGCTTCGGAGTTGGAAGAGCGCTATGGCAACAGGGTGCGTAGCCGGATGAAAGAGTTGTTTAACCTGGTGGCCTTTCCCAAACGCACCCCCGACAAGAGGCGGACAATGTCCGCAGATGAACAAGCGGGCGATGCCCGCAGATAG
- a CDS encoding zinc metalloprotease produces the protein MEGYEERLKTDSAFAKNEAELERAINVYLKNMQSNDFATFRSGKVVIPVVVHVVHNNTTENISDAQIQSQINALNEDYRRLNADVSSVPTGFQSVVADARIEFKLAERDPDCNPTNGITRTSTSVTSFSANPLAATPTARNPVKFASSGGVDGWPSDQYLNIWVCDLAGGLLGYASFPADLVTRPDEDGVVADYAYFGNTGTATSPFDLGRTTTHEIGHWLNLRHIWGDDQDLPDTCSGTDYVADTPNQGIYNFGCPTHPQNTCGSDDMFMNYMDYVDDACMVMFSNGQSDRMDAVLYTTRSSIVSSQGDVPPPSVTEDLYSRDMMDDVGDEPNTTSSHMYRTDDIWVRHSNDGITNQEHQNPVGGATNFVYVRVRNRGCGTASSGNVRLYWAKASSGLSWPAPWDGSVISPALMGDVIGMEPTGAVAASDYVILEYSWNTPNPADYSSFGADRTHFCLLSRIETSPTAPFGMTFPETSNLGQNVRNNNNIVWKNVSVTEPEAGGRFAATIIANYTKEPGKYKIVFKEAKNKPSLFELGKVTAVLNERLMKIWVEGGMKGEGIEPGERNEIILLRDGATLENINLRPMQLGVLSVRFEINPQQLPYARNIFELDVIQHDTDNNMFVGAQTFKVKTEN, from the coding sequence ATGGAGGGATATGAAGAACGCTTAAAGACGGACTCTGCTTTTGCCAAGAACGAAGCTGAACTTGAACGGGCCATTAATGTATACCTGAAAAATATGCAATCCAATGATTTTGCAACATTCAGGTCTGGTAAGGTCGTTATTCCGGTTGTGGTGCACGTGGTGCATAATAATACCACGGAAAATATATCGGATGCACAGATCCAAAGTCAAATCAATGCGTTAAATGAGGATTACAGAAGGCTTAATGCCGATGTCTCATCTGTTCCGACAGGATTCCAGTCAGTGGTGGCGGATGCGAGGATAGAATTCAAATTGGCCGAACGCGATCCGGATTGTAATCCAACCAATGGAATTACACGTACCAGTACATCGGTTACTTCATTTTCTGCTAACCCTTTAGCGGCAACACCAACAGCACGTAACCCTGTTAAATTTGCCTCTTCCGGCGGAGTGGATGGCTGGCCAAGCGATCAATATTTAAATATATGGGTATGCGATCTTGCAGGAGGTTTGCTGGGTTATGCTTCTTTTCCGGCTGATCTTGTCACAAGACCGGATGAAGACGGTGTTGTTGCAGATTATGCATATTTTGGCAATACCGGTACGGCAACTTCTCCTTTTGATCTGGGAAGAACGACAACACACGAAATAGGCCATTGGCTTAATCTTCGCCATATCTGGGGAGATGACCAGGATTTGCCTGATACTTGTTCTGGTACAGATTATGTAGCGGATACGCCAAACCAGGGTATTTATAATTTTGGTTGTCCAACACATCCTCAAAATACATGCGGCAGTGATGACATGTTTATGAACTACATGGACTATGTAGATGATGCTTGTATGGTTATGTTTTCCAATGGCCAAAGCGACCGGATGGATGCAGTGTTATATACAACGAGGTCCAGTATCGTAAGTTCTCAGGGAGATGTACCTCCGCCGTCTGTTACAGAAGACTTGTATTCAAGGGATATGATGGATGATGTGGGAGACGAACCCAATACCACATCTTCGCATATGTATAGGACCGACGATATATGGGTACGTCATTCCAACGATGGTATTACCAATCAGGAGCATCAAAATCCGGTTGGCGGTGCCACCAATTTCGTTTATGTGCGGGTACGGAACCGGGGTTGTGGTACGGCAAGCAGTGGTAATGTGAGGTTATATTGGGCAAAAGCTTCATCCGGACTTAGCTGGCCGGCTCCCTGGGATGGTAGTGTAATATCACCGGCACTTATGGGTGATGTTATCGGGATGGAGCCTACCGGGGCCGTCGCCGCATCCGATTATGTTATCCTCGAGTATTCATGGAATACACCCAACCCCGCTGATTATAGCAGTTTTGGGGCTGATAGAACACACTTTTGTCTGCTTTCGCGGATTGAAACTTCGCCCACAGCTCCTTTTGGAATGACCTTCCCTGAAACTTCCAACCTGGGGCAGAATGTCCGGAACAATAATAATATTGTCTGGAAAAATGTGTCTGTAACCGAACCTGAGGCGGGAGGAAGATTTGCTGCAACCATCATTGCAAATTACACTAAAGAACCGGGTAAATACAAAATTGTATTTAAAGAAGCCAAGAATAAACCGTCATTATTTGAACTTGGTAAGGTGACAGCAGTTTTGAACGAACGTCTTATGAAAATATGGGTAGAAGGCGGCATGAAAGGTGAAGGCATAGAACCGGGTGAAAGAAATGAGATCATACTCCTTAGAGATGGCGCAACTTTAGAAAATATAAATCTGCGCCCTATGCAATTGGGTGTCCTTTCTGTGAGATTTGAAATCAACCCGCAACAATTGCCATACGCACGTAATATTTTTGAACTGGATGTCATTCAGCACGATACTGATAATAATATGTTTGTTGGTGCCCAAACATTTAAAGTTAAAACTGAAAATTAA
- a CDS encoding N-acetylmuramoyl-L-alanine amidase family protein — protein sequence MQRILMLLYLGLLCPFGKGYPQEPLEGDSKIVVIDPGHGGTDPGAIGIGGIWEKDITLQIALEVARVAQESKDKNLEVYLTRYSDTLISLQDRARLARALRADLFLSIHCNWSSNSNAHGVKAFVAYPQILYSENTRKSIALALDLVTAFEKKFKRENRGVKFANFQVLRETIPFCPSVLLEVGFISNPGEVLFIMDNAYSSEILNPIKHK from the coding sequence ATGCAACGGATACTGATGTTATTATACTTGGGGTTATTATGCCCCTTCGGGAAAGGATATCCCCAGGAACCCCTCGAAGGGGATTCAAAGATTGTGGTGATCGACCCGGGGCATGGCGGAACAGATCCCGGGGCCATAGGCATAGGTGGTATTTGGGAAAAGGACATCACCCTTCAAATAGCCTTGGAAGTAGCCCGAGTGGCACAGGAGTCAAAAGATAAAAACCTGGAGGTTTACCTGACCCGGTATTCGGATACCCTGATTTCCTTACAGGATAGGGCGAGGTTGGCCAGAGCTTTAAGGGCTGATCTATTTTTATCCATTCACTGCAACTGGTCCTCCAATTCCAATGCTCATGGCGTCAAAGCCTTTGTAGCCTATCCCCAAATTCTATACTCGGAAAATACCCGGAAATCCATTGCTCTTGCTTTGGATTTAGTGACCGCTTTTGAAAAGAAGTTTAAAAGGGAAAACCGGGGTGTGAAATTTGCAAATTTCCAGGTGCTTCGGGAAACTATTCCATTTTGTCCGTCGGTACTTTTAGAGGTCGGGTTTATTTCCAATCCGGGAGAAGTTCTATTTATAATGGATAATGCTTATAGTTCAGAGATTCTTAATCCTATAAAACATAAATGA
- a CDS encoding FUSC family protein: MKKFTPYKAIRRRAMIMGLPIGYFAIQMISVIASLLVIIFSFNLGIIVALLVANFCLFVILTKLTRTPGLLRFRKVFPDMISNKLNSHLDYGP; encoded by the coding sequence ATGAAAAAGTTCACTCCCTACAAAGCGATCCGCAGGCGGGCCATGATTATGGGTTTGCCCATCGGGTATTTTGCCATACAGATGATCTCGGTCATTGCCTCCTTACTGGTCATCATTTTCTCCTTTAACCTGGGGATCATTGTTGCCCTTTTGGTGGCCAATTTCTGCCTGTTTGTAATCCTGACCAAGTTGACCCGGACCCCCGGGCTTTTACGGTTCCGGAAGGTGTTTCCGGATATGATCTCCAATAAATTAAACAGCCACCTGGATTATGGCCCATAA
- a CDS encoding TraG family conjugative transposon ATPase, whose amino-acid sequence MKVNLTDFHPIAAIQGHSVFASNGNVVLAYRINLPEIYSLSEKDFDDLHGAWFQAFKGLPAGTVVHKQDLYQKTAFAATGLPNTTFLEKATYNYFKGRQYMAHTSYLFFCWPKNKAFNKSGYANPFKKLPKNIVPAMDMALDEFKGAVRDAVNFINNSKKLYLTPLNPEQIEEATAQFFNGYQEDIHTDMVLDRACPEPGRRDGVQIGNHFVDVLAVNNERCFGESLQSCKVNDKFTSDDFTFHQGFIDGLGLHLNENHMVNQVLYLDDKHRWRKLLEKRVEELKKSSNFGTQNKVVLEKIQDILRQINHDESSRVIRGHLNVIFWCPEAGQLNTIASKIKAEFKELDMIPYAPRGEARKHYILNSYFGYSANFSDEDLYVTDLKHALCLLLNNTNYKTDDTGVIFNDRQHNIPVLKDVWDEAKRRIKARNFAIFAPTGEGKSFLANNILRQYFEQGVRLVIIDLGGSYTKFAKLYPDDHAILRYEQGKTLGINPFYISRLNDLSPERLEDLSTFLLELSASGLKVTKGQEVAMKKVLKHYYQHTSGPYSLEDFYRFVEKRQDTLLTHLHLQEGYFDITHFLHIMSEYVGEGLYSFLFETSQDQTYKIEDKRLIIFELDEVRDNKEILSVMLKLIKSAIQRTVWQNRSEKGIILFDEFAKQLKFDNVLESVEFYYQAIRKQNGAIGIILQSINQLPENSTSASILENTQVIYSLRNEKGYEDLKRRLSLSAHDLNQLRSMRNNFIGERKYTELFLKIGKESNVFRLEVPPEVFAAYLTDGKENEAIMAIWKKTGNMETAIREYVNTP is encoded by the coding sequence ATGAAAGTAAACCTTACCGATTTCCATCCGATAGCTGCGATTCAGGGCCACAGCGTATTTGCTTCCAATGGCAATGTAGTACTGGCCTATAGAATAAACCTCCCTGAGATCTATTCCCTTTCAGAAAAGGATTTCGATGATCTACATGGAGCGTGGTTTCAGGCCTTCAAGGGATTGCCTGCGGGAACGGTGGTACATAAACAGGACCTGTACCAAAAGACCGCTTTCGCCGCGACTGGTTTGCCAAACACCACCTTTTTGGAAAAAGCCACGTATAACTATTTCAAAGGCAGACAGTACATGGCCCATACCTCTTATTTGTTTTTCTGTTGGCCGAAGAACAAAGCTTTTAATAAAAGCGGTTATGCCAATCCTTTCAAAAAACTTCCGAAGAACATAGTGCCCGCCATGGATATGGCATTGGATGAATTTAAGGGGGCGGTACGGGATGCGGTGAACTTTATCAACAATAGCAAAAAACTGTATCTCACCCCACTCAACCCGGAACAGATAGAGGAGGCCACCGCCCAATTTTTCAATGGTTATCAGGAGGATATACATACCGATATGGTGTTGGATAGGGCTTGCCCTGAGCCGGGTCGAAGGGACGGTGTACAGATAGGGAACCACTTTGTTGACGTACTGGCAGTAAACAATGAACGGTGTTTCGGGGAAAGCCTGCAAAGTTGTAAGGTCAACGATAAATTTACTTCCGATGATTTTACCTTCCATCAGGGTTTTATAGATGGGCTTGGGCTCCATCTGAACGAAAACCACATGGTGAACCAAGTCCTGTATTTGGATGATAAACACCGGTGGCGCAAACTATTAGAAAAGCGGGTAGAAGAGCTAAAGAAAAGTTCCAATTTCGGAACACAGAACAAGGTGGTGCTGGAAAAGATACAAGATATACTCCGGCAGATCAACCATGACGAGAGCAGCCGGGTGATTCGTGGTCACTTAAATGTGATTTTCTGGTGCCCGGAAGCCGGACAGCTAAATACTATTGCCTCCAAAATAAAAGCGGAGTTTAAGGAGCTGGATATGATTCCGTATGCCCCAAGAGGGGAAGCCCGGAAACATTATATCCTGAACAGTTATTTCGGGTATAGCGCCAACTTCTCCGACGAGGATTTATATGTAACCGACTTAAAGCATGCCCTGTGCCTGCTGCTTAATAATACCAACTATAAGACTGACGACACTGGCGTCATCTTTAATGACCGGCAGCATAATATCCCGGTATTAAAAGACGTCTGGGATGAGGCAAAAAGGAGAATAAAAGCCCGGAACTTTGCTATTTTTGCTCCTACGGGCGAAGGCAAATCTTTCCTGGCCAATAACATCCTAAGGCAATATTTTGAACAGGGGGTACGGTTGGTCATCATAGACCTGGGCGGCTCCTATACCAAGTTTGCCAAACTCTACCCGGATGATCATGCCATACTGCGATATGAGCAGGGAAAAACCCTTGGTATCAACCCCTTTTACATAAGCCGGTTAAATGACCTTAGCCCGGAGCGATTAGAGGACCTGTCTACCTTTCTTTTGGAACTCAGCGCTTCGGGACTAAAGGTCACCAAAGGGCAGGAGGTGGCCATGAAAAAGGTACTGAAACACTATTATCAACATACTTCCGGACCGTATTCCCTGGAGGACTTTTACCGGTTTGTAGAAAAGAGACAGGATACATTGCTTACCCATTTGCACTTGCAAGAGGGATACTTCGACATTACCCATTTCCTGCACATCATGTCCGAGTATGTAGGGGAGGGTTTGTACAGTTTTCTTTTCGAGACCAGTCAGGACCAAACCTATAAGATTGAGGATAAACGGCTTATCATTTTTGAACTGGATGAAGTCCGGGACAATAAGGAGATCCTGTCGGTGATGCTAAAACTCATTAAGTCCGCGATCCAACGAACCGTATGGCAGAACCGCTCTGAAAAAGGGATTATTCTCTTTGATGAGTTTGCCAAGCAATTGAAGTTTGACAACGTGCTGGAGAGTGTCGAGTTTTATTACCAGGCCATCCGCAAACAGAACGGGGCTATCGGGATTATCCTGCAATCCATCAATCAATTACCCGAAAACAGCACTTCGGCCAGCATCCTGGAAAACACTCAGGTGATTTATAGCCTCAGAAATGAAAAGGGGTATGAGGATTTAAAAAGGCGGTTAAGCCTCTCTGCTCATGACCTGAACCAGCTTCGCTCCATGCGCAACAACTTTATCGGGGAGCGGAAGTATACCGAACTCTTCCTGAAGATCGGGAAGGAAAGCAATGTATTCCGTTTGGAAGTCCCCCCGGAAGTATTTGCGGCCTACCTCACCGACGGCAAAGAAAACGAGGCCATAATGGCCATTTGGAAAAAGACCGGAAATATGGAGACTGCGATCCGGGAATATGTCAACACACCATAA
- a CDS encoding conjugal transfer protein gives MMRKLICISIFILLVCATGTATAQGWPVYDNTNFISLGKQLIESAKQTSQLLKTVEFLKQQKERIEKVNNVLKQLKAAREIVANNQRLFDMVRGDLREILNSPYIRPEEVRHVSDAFNKIIDRSLEDLEFMEQLLTSNFLEMTDAERLEILQQQKEDSREMIMEIGVKKRRYEMVIDFREMQDRINNREESY, from the coding sequence ATGATGAGAAAGCTAATATGTATTTCCATTTTTATTTTGCTTGTCTGTGCCACTGGCACTGCTACGGCCCAGGGGTGGCCGGTGTATGATAATACCAATTTTATCAGTCTGGGAAAACAATTGATCGAATCCGCCAAACAGACTTCTCAACTCCTGAAAACCGTGGAGTTTTTAAAACAGCAAAAAGAACGGATAGAAAAGGTCAATAACGTACTGAAACAGCTCAAAGCTGCCCGGGAAATCGTGGCCAACAATCAACGACTGTTTGATATGGTCCGGGGCGATCTCAGGGAGATTCTGAACTCCCCCTATATCCGGCCGGAAGAGGTCCGGCACGTTTCCGATGCCTTTAATAAAATTATCGACAGGTCCCTGGAAGACCTGGAATTCATGGAACAGCTCCTGACCAGTAATTTTTTGGAGATGACCGATGCCGAGCGCCTGGAAATCTTACAGCAGCAGAAGGAAGATAGTAGGGAAATGATTATGGAGATCGGGGTCAAAAAACGCCGCTACGAGATGGTGATCGATTTCCGTGAGATGCAAGACCGGATCAATAACCGGGAGGAGAGTTATTAA
- a CDS encoding conjugal transfer protein TraK has product MKTPYKNIARVLKNNRFVVITVTVMAFTTTAICSWFTYSIYQKALNSAFVVSTKGDIIPLTLVSQLENLKIEAKTHLKNFHHYFYGLSPTDYKQQLENALWLGDSSVDNVYRQKKADGVYNRLLQYALVQKVVSVQSDVDVSQEPYPFKVRTVFEINRGSITDTYELITTGQLITTARNFPKNPHGLLITHFFENSLKKMPHEDR; this is encoded by the coding sequence ATGAAAACACCGTATAAAAACATAGCCCGGGTATTAAAAAACAACCGTTTTGTGGTCATTACCGTGACTGTGATGGCCTTTACCACAACTGCGATCTGTTCCTGGTTTACCTATTCCATATACCAAAAAGCATTAAACAGTGCTTTCGTGGTAAGCACGAAAGGAGATATAATCCCCTTGACGCTGGTATCACAACTGGAGAACCTAAAGATAGAAGCCAAGACCCATCTGAAAAATTTTCATCACTATTTTTATGGTTTATCTCCTACCGATTATAAACAACAACTGGAAAATGCTTTATGGCTGGGAGACAGCTCGGTAGACAATGTATATCGCCAGAAAAAAGCAGATGGCGTATATAACCGTTTATTGCAGTATGCCCTGGTACAGAAGGTTGTCAGCGTACAATCCGATGTAGATGTGTCCCAGGAGCCATATCCCTTTAAGGTCAGGACCGTATTTGAAATTAACCGGGGGTCGATCACCGACACTTATGAATTGATAACTACCGGGCAACTGATAACCACCGCCCGGAACTTTCCGAAAAACCCGCATGGGCTTTTGATTACCCATTTTTTTGAAAACAGTTTAAAGAAGATGCCCCATGAAG